The following proteins are co-located in the Candidatus Planktophila lacus genome:
- a CDS encoding F0F1 ATP synthase subunit epsilon, whose amino-acid sequence MALNVELVSPTQQVWSGQATFVSARTTEGDLGVLPDHAPLFGVLVDGAVSIKAVDGTTKEFNVQGGFLSVANNRVSILTETVG is encoded by the coding sequence ATGGCACTTAACGTCGAACTAGTATCGCCAACACAACAGGTGTGGTCCGGGCAGGCAACTTTCGTTTCTGCTCGCACAACTGAAGGAGACCTCGGTGTCCTTCCAGATCACGCACCTTTGTTTGGCGTACTAGTCGACGGTGCCGTGAGCATCAAAGCAGTCGATGGAACGACGAAGGAATTCAACGTACAGGGCGGCTTCTTATCTGTCGCTAACAATCGCGTTTCGATACTTACAGAAACGGTCGGTTAG
- the murA gene encoding UDP-N-acetylglucosamine 1-carboxyvinyltransferase: MASSQGSTNDRFRIVGGCSLKGEVTVTGAKNSVLKLMAASLLAVGTSTIRNVPDIADVDIMADLLKRLGCEVSRDGSNLSITVPEAPAHRADYDLVRKMRASINVLGPLVARVGKAEVALPGGDAIGSRGLDFHIKGLESLGATAHVEHGYVIAEAPNGLTGATIELDFPSVGATENLMTAAVLAKGITTIDNAAREPDLVDLGEFLISMGAKIEGLGSPLIKITGVSKLNPTDHTTITDRIIAGTWAFAAAMTQGDITIHGGRADHMEVMLEKLAHAGAIITSTADGIRVQMNQRPRATDVATLPYPGFATDLLPFIIAMNAIADGHSMVTENVFESRFMFVNELARLGAHVTVDGKHASITGIPQLSGAPVEATDIRAGAGLVLAALVSEGETTVDGAFHIDRGYPNFAEDLRALGANVTRE; the protein is encoded by the coding sequence ATGGCATCTTCGCAAGGTTCGACCAACGATCGCTTTCGCATCGTCGGCGGATGCAGCCTAAAGGGCGAAGTAACGGTCACTGGCGCTAAGAATTCTGTCCTAAAGCTGATGGCGGCCTCGCTATTGGCCGTTGGCACATCAACGATCCGCAACGTTCCGGATATCGCCGACGTAGACATCATGGCCGATTTACTAAAGCGCCTGGGATGTGAAGTTTCACGCGATGGTTCTAATCTCTCAATTACCGTTCCCGAAGCGCCAGCACATCGCGCCGATTACGATCTCGTGCGCAAGATGCGCGCATCTATCAATGTACTTGGCCCACTGGTTGCTCGCGTCGGCAAAGCCGAAGTCGCACTTCCTGGCGGTGATGCGATTGGTTCACGCGGTTTAGATTTTCACATTAAAGGCCTCGAATCACTCGGTGCAACCGCTCACGTCGAACATGGTTATGTAATCGCCGAAGCACCTAACGGTTTAACTGGCGCCACTATCGAATTAGATTTCCCAAGCGTTGGCGCTACTGAAAACTTAATGACCGCTGCCGTTCTGGCAAAGGGCATAACAACGATCGATAACGCAGCGCGCGAACCTGATTTAGTTGATCTGGGTGAATTCTTAATCTCAATGGGCGCAAAGATTGAAGGACTTGGTTCACCGCTAATTAAGATCACTGGTGTTTCTAAGTTAAACCCAACTGATCACACCACAATTACTGATCGCATCATCGCCGGCACATGGGCATTTGCCGCTGCGATGACCCAAGGCGACATCACAATTCATGGTGGTCGCGCTGACCATATGGAAGTTATGCTCGAAAAGTTAGCGCATGCTGGCGCAATCATTACCTCAACTGCCGACGGCATTCGTGTGCAGATGAACCAACGTCCACGTGCAACAGATGTTGCAACACTTCCCTATCCAGGATTTGCCACCGATCTCTTGCCATTTATCATCGCAATGAACGCAATCGCCGACGGCCATTCCATGGTCACCGAAAATGTCTTTGAATCACGCTTTATGTTTGTAAACGAACTCGCACGCCTTGGCGCACACGTAACCGTTGACGGAAAACACGCCTCCATAACTGGTATTCCACAGCTATCTGGTGCACCCGTTGAAGCGACTGATATCCGCGCCGGCGCCGGACTAGTTCTTGCGGCTCTTGTCTCCGAAGGTGAAACCACCGTCGATGGCGCATTCCACATCGATCGCGGCTATCCAAATTTCGCTGAAGATCTTCGCGCACTTGGCGCCAACGTCACCCGCGAATAA
- a CDS encoding cob(I)yrinic acid a,c-diamide adenosyltransferase, with protein MVNLTRIYTKTGDDGSTSLGDMSRTSKNDSRLEAYATVDEANSTIGVVIATDELSDDIRALLVRIQNDLFDVGADLCTPVVDSPAFEPLRVLESQITFLEEQIDKYNADLQPLRSFVLPSGTPAAAHLHVARTVVRRAERRTWAAIHGFGTGVNPLTAKYLNRCSDLLFVLARVANKEIGDQLWVPGANR; from the coding sequence ATGGTTAATTTAACGCGTATTTACACCAAGACAGGCGATGACGGATCTACCTCCCTCGGAGATATGAGCCGAACTTCCAAGAACGATTCACGCCTTGAGGCATATGCCACCGTTGATGAAGCAAATTCAACAATCGGAGTTGTTATTGCAACCGACGAACTCAGCGATGATATTCGCGCGCTTTTAGTTCGTATCCAAAACGATCTCTTCGATGTCGGAGCTGACCTCTGTACGCCAGTTGTAGATTCACCAGCATTTGAACCGTTGCGTGTTCTGGAATCTCAGATTACATTTCTGGAAGAGCAGATCGATAAGTACAACGCAGATCTGCAACCACTTCGTTCTTTCGTATTGCCATCAGGAACTCCTGCAGCCGCACATTTGCATGTAGCGCGCACTGTTGTTCGCCGTGCAGAGCGTCGCACCTGGGCAGCAATCCATGGTTTCGGTACAGGTGTGAATCCACTGACTGCTAAATATTTAAATCGTTGCTCTGATCTTCTCTTCGTTTTGGCGCGCGTTGCCAATAAGGAAATCGGCGATCAACTTTGGGTACCCGGAGCAAACCGCTAA
- a CDS encoding ABC transporter permease: protein MSANKVQTNKVPSALAIGIARGGLEVKQFMRQRESVVFTLAFPIMLLAIFGSVFTNELTDGVTFSQYFVAGMIASGLVNTGFQQLAIMIPVERDFGTLKRLRGTPMPASSYFIGKSIVVFVTMVIQVALLLIAGVLFFGVNLPTDPAKWLTFTWLIILGSAASTALGIAFSVIPKSGRGASAVVSPVVIILQFFSGVFFVFTDLPGWMQQVAAIFPLKWMTQGMRSVFLPDSFAAQEVAGTWETGRTFWIILAWLIAGLVISIKTFKWEQER from the coding sequence ATGTCAGCGAATAAAGTGCAGACCAATAAAGTACCCAGCGCCTTAGCAATTGGTATTGCGCGCGGTGGCCTGGAAGTTAAACAATTTATGCGCCAGCGCGAATCCGTGGTCTTTACCCTGGCATTTCCAATTATGTTGCTCGCTATCTTTGGTTCAGTCTTTACCAACGAACTTACTGATGGCGTAACTTTTAGTCAGTACTTTGTTGCCGGAATGATCGCATCGGGCCTTGTTAACACTGGCTTCCAACAGCTTGCAATCATGATTCCCGTAGAACGTGATTTTGGAACGCTAAAACGCTTGCGTGGCACTCCGATGCCAGCATCAAGTTATTTCATAGGTAAATCAATCGTTGTATTTGTAACTATGGTTATTCAAGTAGCACTGCTTCTTATTGCAGGTGTCTTATTCTTCGGGGTAAATCTTCCAACTGATCCGGCAAAGTGGTTGACCTTTACTTGGTTGATCATCTTGGGAAGCGCCGCATCAACTGCGCTCGGCATTGCCTTCTCTGTCATTCCTAAGAGCGGTCGCGGCGCATCTGCAGTTGTCTCACCTGTAGTAATCATTCTGCAATTCTTTAGCGGAGTCTTCTTTGTCTTCACAGATTTGCCAGGCTGGATGCAGCAAGTCGCTGCGATCTTCCCACTTAAGTGGATGACCCAAGGTATGCGTTCGGTATTCCTGCCAGATTCATTTGCTGCGCAAGAAGTTGCCGGTACTTGGGAGACCGGCCGTACTTTCTGGATTATTCTGGCGTGGTTAATCGCCGGTTTAGTGATTTCGATCAAAACCTTTAAATGGGAGCAAGAGCGATGA
- a CDS encoding ABC transporter ATP-binding protein: MSSVITVRGLEKSYGANKAVAGIDLTIEPGEIFALLGPNGAGKTTTVEILEGFRDRDRGEVSVLGTDPGVKGEQARKWRNRIGIVLQSTNDAGDLSVYETVAHFAKYYSNPRGVDEVINAVGLTDKSSELIRTLSGGQRRRLDVALGFIGSPELLFLDEPTTGFDPEARRAFWALIQDLRKSGATILLTTHYLDEAEALADRVAVINQGKIIEVATPALLGGRATSLATVSWKGANGIQTERTDNPTALIRKLTETYKDEIPELTVKRASLEDIYLEMIGGADVSE, translated from the coding sequence ATGAGCAGCGTGATTACCGTCCGTGGCCTGGAAAAAAGTTATGGCGCCAATAAGGCGGTAGCCGGTATCGATCTAACTATCGAACCCGGCGAGATATTTGCCCTTCTTGGTCCAAATGGCGCAGGTAAGACGACCACCGTGGAAATCCTAGAAGGCTTCCGCGATCGCGACCGTGGTGAAGTTTCAGTGCTCGGCACCGATCCCGGAGTTAAAGGCGAGCAGGCCCGTAAATGGCGTAACCGCATCGGCATAGTTCTGCAATCAACTAACGATGCTGGTGACCTATCTGTTTATGAAACTGTCGCACACTTTGCAAAGTACTACTCAAATCCACGCGGTGTTGATGAGGTAATCAACGCAGTTGGATTAACTGATAAATCTAGCGAGCTAATCAGAACGCTCTCTGGCGGACAACGCCGCCGCCTTGATGTAGCGCTCGGATTTATCGGATCCCCCGAACTTCTCTTTCTAGATGAACCGACAACCGGCTTTGATCCTGAAGCGCGTCGCGCATTCTGGGCGCTGATTCAAGATCTGCGAAAGTCTGGCGCAACAATCTTGCTTACTACCCATTATCTAGATGAGGCTGAAGCGCTAGCTGATCGAGTTGCCGTGATTAATCAAGGCAAGATCATCGAAGTTGCAACCCCTGCTCTGTTGGGTGGCCGTGCTACATCACTTGCCACAGTTTCTTGGAAGGGTGCCAACGGTATTCAAACTGAGCGCACCGATAATCCAACCGCACTCATTCGTAAACTCACCGAGACTTATAAAGATGAGATCCCTGAACTCACCGTCAAGCGCGCTTCACTTGAAGATATATACCTAGAAATGATTGGAGGCGCCGATGTCAGCGAATAA
- a CDS encoding aldehyde dehydrogenase family protein → MSTSTNASANTFASHYPVTGEVIANYPIADRETVFSAVAAARSASSAWQDLGFKGRRKVLLKWSNLLISQLDEIAELVSRETGKPVSDAKLEASLAVGHLGWAARHAEDAMRTSHRSPGALMANMSATVERSPVGVVGVIGPWNYPIFTPMGSISYALAAGNTVVFKPSEYTPGVGAILAKTFAEVAPFADIFTCVTGLGATGKDLCESGVDKLAFTGSTRTAKLVAAACAANMTPVVLECGGKDPVIVAEDADIKRAADATIWSSMSNAGQTCIGAERVYVHEKVADKFIEEAIKVAKSIHPGAPGVGNYGPATMPSQINVIQGHIDDAIAKGAKVALGGSDSVKAPFVEPVILLDVPENSTAMLEETFGPTIAINRVKSMAEAIALSNASRYGLGSSIWSKRQGKKIARQLHCGMVAINSTISFAAIASVPFGGVKDSGYGRIHGPEGILEFTYPRTVVRARFQLPIAFTSFKRTKGNDKLIVTLTRLLNGRLG, encoded by the coding sequence ATGTCCACTTCTACAAACGCATCTGCCAATACATTTGCCTCGCACTATCCAGTTACTGGTGAGGTAATCGCCAATTATCCAATCGCAGATCGCGAGACTGTCTTTAGCGCGGTTGCTGCAGCTCGCAGCGCATCGAGCGCTTGGCAGGATTTGGGATTCAAGGGTCGCCGTAAAGTATTGCTTAAGTGGAGCAACTTACTTATTTCACAACTTGATGAAATTGCCGAACTTGTATCGAGAGAGACTGGAAAGCCAGTTAGCGATGCCAAACTTGAGGCATCCCTTGCAGTTGGCCACTTAGGTTGGGCAGCGCGTCATGCTGAAGATGCAATGCGCACATCACATCGTTCTCCTGGCGCACTTATGGCAAATATGTCAGCAACTGTGGAACGTTCTCCAGTTGGAGTAGTCGGTGTGATTGGCCCTTGGAACTATCCAATCTTTACGCCAATGGGATCTATTTCCTACGCACTCGCTGCTGGAAATACCGTTGTCTTTAAGCCAAGTGAATACACACCAGGTGTTGGCGCGATACTGGCTAAGACTTTTGCAGAAGTTGCACCATTTGCCGACATCTTCACCTGCGTTACAGGTCTTGGCGCTACCGGAAAAGATTTATGCGAAAGTGGCGTCGATAAATTGGCGTTCACTGGTTCTACTCGCACCGCCAAGTTAGTTGCTGCAGCATGTGCTGCAAATATGACACCAGTTGTTCTCGAATGTGGTGGCAAAGATCCAGTAATCGTTGCTGAAGATGCCGATATCAAGCGCGCAGCTGATGCCACTATCTGGTCTTCCATGTCTAACGCTGGGCAAACATGTATCGGTGCAGAGCGCGTATATGTTCATGAAAAGGTGGCCGATAAATTTATTGAAGAAGCGATCAAGGTTGCTAAATCAATTCACCCGGGCGCTCCCGGAGTTGGCAACTACGGGCCTGCAACAATGCCTTCGCAGATAAACGTTATTCAAGGACATATCGATGATGCGATCGCTAAGGGTGCCAAGGTTGCACTCGGTGGCTCAGATTCAGTTAAAGCGCCGTTCGTTGAACCAGTTATCTTGCTCGATGTTCCTGAAAATTCCACAGCGATGTTGGAAGAAACCTTTGGGCCAACTATCGCGATCAATCGCGTGAAATCAATGGCTGAAGCGATCGCGTTATCTAACGCCTCTAGATACGGGCTTGGCTCATCTATCTGGTCTAAACGTCAAGGCAAGAAGATTGCCCGCCAATTGCATTGCGGAATGGTTGCCATTAACTCAACTATTTCATTTGCAGCAATTGCTTCAGTGCCATTTGGTGGCGTGAAAGATAGTGGTTACGGACGTATCCATGGCCCAGAAGGAATTCTTGAATTTACCTACCCGCGCACCGTTGTTCGCGCGCGATTCCAATTACCAATTGCATTCACTAGCTTTAAACGCACTAAAGGAAACGATAAGTTGATTGTTACCTTGACGCGCTTACTTAACGGCCGCTTGGGCTAA
- a CDS encoding alpha/beta hydrolase translates to MLQPVRPSTVLPALRTPFIVTTSDGQTLIGESAAPLDGYTGAILCLHPLPTAGGMMDSHVYKKAANRLPDMAGIAVVRFNTRGTISEAGSSTGTFDNGGLEKFDVEAMMTYCLDTLKLENVWVVGWSFGTDLALRHAKDPRITGLILLSPPLRTSEVSDLEYWAKDGRRVIALVPEFDDYLQPPEAIERFKPLTQIEIIPVAGAKHLWVGEPAVHTVLSEITKVIAPERLPLPTEI, encoded by the coding sequence ATGTTGCAGCCAGTACGTCCAAGCACAGTTCTACCGGCGCTGCGCACTCCATTTATCGTTACAACAAGCGATGGCCAAACGCTGATTGGCGAAAGCGCGGCACCACTTGATGGATACACCGGCGCAATCCTTTGCTTACATCCCTTGCCGACAGCAGGCGGCATGATGGACAGCCATGTTTATAAGAAGGCTGCTAATCGCTTGCCAGATATGGCTGGCATAGCAGTTGTTCGTTTCAATACTCGCGGAACAATAAGTGAAGCAGGTAGCAGCACCGGAACATTTGATAACGGTGGCTTAGAAAAATTCGATGTCGAAGCGATGATGACCTACTGCTTAGATACTTTGAAGTTAGAGAATGTCTGGGTAGTCGGATGGTCGTTTGGAACTGATTTAGCGCTTCGACATGCAAAAGACCCACGAATCACGGGTTTAATTCTTTTATCACCGCCACTTCGCACATCTGAAGTTAGCGATCTTGAGTATTGGGCAAAAGATGGACGTCGCGTTATTGCACTGGTTCCCGAATTTGATGATTACCTGCAACCACCAGAAGCGATTGAAAGATTCAAACCGTTGACTCAAATAGAAATAATTCCTGTTGCTGGTGCGAAACATCTCTGGGTAGGAGAGCCTGCTGTCCACACCGTTTTGAGTGAGATAACTAAAGTGATTGCGCCAGAGCGCTTGCCGCTGCCTACTGAGATTTAA
- a CDS encoding AI-2E family transporter yields the protein MAIADRIKRKPKANTAPTDFGTQGNPIDRSHPFYFGFVATLGALVAIVLMRALASTSQIFVLIVVALFLATGLNPAVVAIQRRGLSRTNSVAIIFVSVILFTGFFIAVVVPPVLSQGTNLINSAPTLLADLENNATIADLNDQFGIIDTLQAQLKEVTADGSLIISAFGGVIGVGKSVLSGAFSALTILILTLYFITSLPQMVELGVRFAPASRRERLTLLVNAVISRVGSFVGSQIAIAFMAATFVFALSLVLALPSPIAIAMIVLVCGLIPLIGHFIGCSVVTIIALTQSVSIGLIAFLAYVVYVQVENYVVTPRIMKRTLALPGAVTIISALIGSSLLGLIGGLLAVPIAASVILILDEVVFPRADNS from the coding sequence ATGGCAATAGCAGATCGCATCAAACGTAAACCTAAGGCAAACACTGCACCAACAGATTTTGGTACTCAAGGAAATCCGATAGATAGATCACATCCGTTCTATTTTGGATTTGTCGCAACGCTCGGAGCCTTAGTCGCAATCGTCTTGATGCGCGCACTTGCCAGTACCAGCCAGATATTTGTCTTGATTGTCGTAGCCCTCTTTTTAGCAACAGGGTTAAATCCGGCAGTTGTAGCGATTCAACGGCGTGGTCTTTCTAGAACTAATTCTGTAGCCATTATTTTCGTTTCAGTAATTCTTTTCACGGGTTTCTTTATCGCCGTGGTCGTTCCGCCCGTACTTTCACAAGGCACAAACTTAATTAATTCGGCGCCGACCTTACTGGCTGATCTAGAAAACAATGCGACGATCGCAGACTTAAATGACCAATTCGGAATTATTGATACTTTGCAGGCTCAATTAAAAGAAGTCACCGCGGATGGATCGTTGATTATCTCTGCATTCGGTGGCGTGATTGGTGTTGGAAAGTCTGTCCTCTCAGGTGCTTTCTCTGCTCTAACAATTCTAATTCTGACCCTCTACTTCATTACCTCCCTTCCACAAATGGTTGAACTCGGAGTGCGCTTCGCACCTGCTAGCCGCAGAGAACGATTAACGCTTCTTGTTAATGCAGTTATTTCTAGAGTGGGATCATTCGTTGGAAGCCAAATTGCAATTGCATTTATGGCTGCAACATTTGTCTTTGCCCTTTCGCTTGTTTTGGCACTTCCATCACCAATTGCAATTGCGATGATTGTTTTGGTCTGTGGTTTGATTCCACTCATTGGCCATTTCATAGGTTGCTCCGTCGTGACAATCATTGCCCTAACCCAATCGGTATCAATTGGCTTAATAGCATTTCTGGCATACGTTGTTTATGTACAAGTTGAAAATTACGTAGTGACACCACGAATCATGAAGCGCACTCTTGCTCTTCCTGGCGCAGTAACCATCATCTCCGCGCTAATTGGTTCATCACTTCTTGGCCTAATCGGCGGATTACTTGCTGTGCCAATTGCTGCATCAGTGATCTTGATCCTTGATGAAGTCGTCTTCCCGCGCGCAGATAACTCTTAA
- a CDS encoding DUF4032 domain-containing protein, translating into MALRITGLGEEIAAVTGLPWHINLEEWPEDPALTEKRGISRHIVRLVRSTDDPDAEVYAVKETVSEFANREYKALRELAHLGAPSVQPIAVIEGRTDEASEELPCALVTRFLPYSLPYRVLLSGKDVTANDITMMANALALLLVQLHLLGFWWGDCSLSNTLFRRDAEAFAAYLVDAETGEFQKTLSDGQREHDLEIAHFNVAAELEDLALSGVLYPGMDPIRASEAVIKRYHRIWKALKERQVLDPKDRHAVERAMRQLHDLGFAVDEVSVSLDGESQKLYFQPKLVAPGYHRNRLRELTGLETEALQAKRLLASLDRFRGREESPKPPMQDSARRWLNETYMPIVVMIPDNLKGRIEEAQFFHEVLEHRWYLSEREGHDVGLTFAAQSYIEDVLPFRRDSGVEAEAQA; encoded by the coding sequence ATGGCGTTACGCATTACGGGATTAGGCGAAGAAATCGCCGCCGTTACTGGCTTGCCTTGGCATATTAATTTGGAGGAGTGGCCGGAAGATCCAGCGCTGACCGAAAAGCGCGGTATTTCCAGACATATCGTTCGCTTGGTTCGATCCACCGATGATCCGGATGCGGAAGTCTATGCAGTTAAAGAGACGGTCTCTGAATTCGCAAACCGCGAATATAAAGCGCTGCGCGAACTGGCACACCTCGGAGCACCAAGCGTTCAGCCGATCGCTGTTATTGAAGGCCGTACTGACGAAGCAAGCGAAGAACTTCCTTGTGCGCTGGTAACTCGCTTCTTGCCATACTCATTGCCATATCGCGTTCTGCTTAGCGGTAAAGATGTGACTGCAAATGACATCACGATGATGGCCAACGCTTTAGCTCTATTGCTGGTGCAGTTGCACTTACTTGGCTTCTGGTGGGGCGATTGCTCGCTTTCCAATACTTTATTCCGCCGCGATGCGGAAGCCTTTGCCGCTTACTTAGTTGATGCTGAAACTGGCGAATTTCAAAAGACATTAAGCGATGGACAGCGCGAACATGATTTAGAGATCGCGCACTTTAACGTTGCCGCTGAACTTGAAGATTTAGCTCTCTCTGGCGTTCTATATCCTGGCATGGATCCGATCCGCGCTAGCGAGGCGGTAATCAAGCGTTATCACCGAATCTGGAAAGCGCTTAAGGAGCGTCAGGTTCTAGATCCAAAAGATCGTCACGCCGTCGAACGCGCGATGCGTCAGCTACATGATCTCGGGTTTGCGGTAGATGAAGTCTCGGTTTCTCTAGATGGTGAGTCACAAAAACTTTACTTCCAGCCAAAACTTGTGGCACCTGGATATCACCGCAATCGTTTGCGCGAGTTAACTGGACTCGAAACTGAAGCGCTGCAAGCAAAGCGCTTGTTGGCATCTCTTGATCGCTTCCGGGGCCGTGAAGAAAGTCCGAAACCACCTATGCAAGATTCCGCACGTCGTTGGCTAAATGAAACTTATATGCCGATCGTTGTGATGATTCCTGATAATTTAAAGGGCCGAATCGAAGAAGCACAGTTCTTCCATGAAGTTTTAGAGCATCGCTGGTATTTAAGTGAGCGTGAAGGCCATGATGTTGGGCTAACCTTTGCAGCACAGTCATATATTGAAGATGTACTGCCATTTCGTCGTGATTCTGGAGTAGAAGCGGAGGCGCAAGCATGA
- a CDS encoding tetratricopeptide repeat protein: MTLPPNFGRAVDLSSLGKPKPEAAGPMPGIEITPENLTNEFLSLSKAKPVVLICWSPRSPESQEVVAILGKLALADQGSWVLGRVDVDAQPQVAQALQTRAVPFAVAIINEQMVPLFEQPYPEEQIRMVIDKVLALATEQGVGGAPAEKIEPEEEEAIAALDAGDYAKAEAAYKKLLARKPNDNFAILGLAQTQLMARTDGIDGAKVMKDASAQPDDIAIQLQCADIEIVSGYLEPAFARLLRLIPLFDGAEKKLVKDRLIELFALVDPADPRVIKARAALANALF; this comes from the coding sequence ATGACGCTTCCTCCTAACTTTGGACGCGCAGTTGATCTGAGTTCACTCGGAAAACCAAAGCCTGAGGCTGCAGGGCCTATGCCCGGCATTGAGATAACCCCTGAGAATTTAACTAATGAATTCCTCTCACTATCAAAAGCCAAACCCGTTGTACTAATTTGTTGGTCACCTCGTTCACCTGAATCACAAGAGGTCGTAGCAATCCTTGGAAAGTTAGCGTTAGCAGATCAGGGCAGTTGGGTACTTGGTCGCGTTGATGTCGATGCTCAACCACAAGTTGCACAAGCTTTGCAGACGCGTGCGGTGCCCTTTGCTGTTGCAATCATCAATGAGCAAATGGTTCCGCTCTTTGAGCAGCCTTATCCAGAAGAACAGATCCGGATGGTTATCGATAAAGTCTTGGCGTTAGCTACTGAGCAAGGCGTGGGTGGCGCACCTGCTGAAAAGATTGAACCCGAAGAGGAAGAAGCAATTGCTGCTCTAGATGCCGGTGATTACGCCAAGGCAGAAGCGGCATATAAGAAGTTATTAGCGCGCAAACCAAATGATAACTTTGCCATTCTGGGCCTTGCGCAGACGCAGTTGATGGCGCGTACTGATGGAATTGATGGCGCCAAAGTAATGAAGGATGCTTCGGCTCAGCCAGACGATATCGCCATTCAATTGCAATGTGCCGATATTGAAATAGTTAGCGGATATCTGGAGCCAGCCTTTGCGCGGTTGCTACGTTTGATTCCACTCTTTGATGGCGCTGAGAAGAAGTTAGTTAAGGATCGCCTCATCGAGTTATTCGCTCTAGTAGATCCAGCTGATCCACGAGTCATCAAGGCGCGCGCTGCGTTAGCGAATGCGCTTTTCTGA
- a CDS encoding MFS transporter produces the protein MRTISPKSETFQLQLLFFVFAIFIMAWVPRFPEVKANLGLSNGQFGTLISTGTLGALASLFLTGHIVHKFGTKIVILANTFLMSAALISIVQTKSPTLFLIFNVILGWGISGYHIAVNAQAFNSIERVKGLTIARLHGMWALGALTTAVLSGLIVSYVGLALHIGGVAVIMAVLIFISVNKLNPVLVKPNEDSEEHLPIRTLFTSFRVDWLVSGGLLCAVFLEFATGDWSAIFTKERIGVSAGLAALPYIFFMIAMIAGRLGANRLSQIFHIHHTVRFLSFAGGTGFIVFLALAVNIPSEHKYWALLATCLAFTFAGAGSSLLAPTFYTAGNRRSALPSAVVVGQMGVVNNTAVFILKACVAWTAEFSGSLAIALVIPALMLIATAFFAKVLKVD, from the coding sequence ATGCGCACTATTTCTCCTAAATCTGAAACTTTTCAACTTCAACTTCTCTTCTTCGTCTTTGCCATCTTCATCATGGCTTGGGTTCCTAGATTTCCTGAAGTTAAAGCCAATCTTGGGCTAAGTAATGGGCAATTCGGAACGCTGATTAGTACAGGCACTTTAGGCGCACTTGCCAGCCTTTTCTTAACCGGCCATATCGTGCACAAGTTTGGTACCAAGATTGTGATTCTGGCCAACACTTTCTTGATGTCTGCGGCGCTAATTTCAATTGTGCAGACTAAATCTCCAACGCTATTTTTGATCTTTAATGTGATTTTAGGCTGGGGTATTTCGGGATATCACATCGCCGTAAATGCTCAAGCCTTCAATTCCATTGAGCGCGTTAAGGGACTCACGATCGCTCGACTGCATGGCATGTGGGCCCTTGGAGCACTCACCACCGCTGTTCTATCTGGACTTATCGTTAGCTATGTTGGTTTAGCGCTTCATATTGGTGGAGTCGCTGTGATCATGGCGGTGTTGATTTTTATTTCGGTTAATAAGTTAAATCCCGTGTTAGTGAAACCAAATGAGGATAGTGAAGAACATTTACCTATTCGCACCTTGTTCACATCATTTAGAGTCGACTGGCTCGTTAGCGGTGGCCTGCTATGCGCAGTCTTCTTAGAGTTTGCCACTGGTGACTGGTCTGCAATTTTCACAAAAGAACGTATCGGCGTGAGCGCAGGGCTTGCAGCGCTGCCTTATATCTTCTTTATGATTGCGATGATCGCCGGACGACTCGGTGCAAATCGCCTAAGCCAGATATTTCATATCCATCACACCGTGAGATTTTTATCTTTCGCCGGTGGAACTGGTTTTATCGTCTTCTTAGCGCTTGCTGTAAATATTCCAAGTGAACATAAATACTGGGCGCTGCTGGCAACTTGTCTGGCTTTCACATTTGCTGGCGCCGGATCTTCGCTGCTTGCTCCAACTTTTTATACCGCTGGCAATCGACGCTCAGCGCTACCGAGCGCAGTAGTTGTTGGACAGATGGGCGTTGTAAACAATACGGCGGTTTTTATCCTCAAAGCCTGCGTGGCTTGGACAGCAGAGTTTTCAGGATCTCTGGCAATTGCTTTGGTAATCCCTGCGCTGATGTTGATTGCAACTGCCTTTTTCGCAAAAGTACTTAAAGTAGATTAA